TTGACAAGTATGAGCTGGAGCCGTCACCGCTCACTCAGTACATTCTCTCCAGGAAGCAACCCACCGTCTGCTGGCAGGTGAGTCAGCTGTACAGTACTGCATTCATCTTGctgtgttttttgttatttatttcttagcTTGTTGATTCTTACCTTTCCATTGGGGGTCATGGGGGTTAGACAGCAGTTTGAATGTGAAGGTTATGTGTCCCCTTTTGGCACATGACCTTCAGGTTTGGTATTTGCATGTATGTATCTTCATTGAagtgtattttactttttccttcagtGTATTCTCAATTCAATTCATGTGTGTCATCTTGCCATGTGACACTACTGTTCTAACACATCAGATTTAAACCAGTCCTCAATAAATCACTGTAACCTTTGCTGTTTCCCACACAGGTATACATCCCAAATAGCAGCAAGAACAGTGACGTGGGGCACCCATTTGGCTACCTGAAGGCCAGCACCACCCTGCAGACGGTGAACCTGTTCGTCATGCCCTACAACTACCCGGTGCTGCTGCCGCTCCTTGATGACCTCTTCAAGACCCACCGCCTCAAGCCCACCAAGGAGTGGAGGATCCAGTTTGACAACTACCTCCGCACCATGCCTCCCTACTATGCTAATGTATGCCTTCTTTACtgctatctttctttccttagtatgccaatttacatatatattcttGCTACTTTCTACCTCCTCATCATGCTTGCAATGTAtgagttcttttctttctttttttttcaggattcaGTTTGATAAATACCTCCACATGTCTCCCAACTATGTCAGTGTAtggactttttctttcttttctttctatcttttttctttttatctccacactgtgcctccatgctgtACTAATgtgttctttcttactttttttctctttactatgTCTGTATGggttctctcttactttctctcattctccctacTGTGCCATTGTATATGTTCCTggtttctttgttctttatatTGTTTGCTAGTCAGGCATAGTTGAAACACAGTGTGAAGGTGCAGTGCATATATTTACAGTGTAGACTGTAAAATTTATTGACAACTGGTACATGTGGTGGCAAGGTAGAAGGAGTACAGTGACACCTTGTGAATCCAGCCGTGATGTCTCCCTCAAAGGTGTAGATTAAGGAGTGTGTTCTATGGCTTGCTCTGCTCTGTCACTCGAACACACGACCACTCAAGCTTCATTCACACTAATTACTCATTAACCACATGACTACATCTCAGTTACTTTACATCCCACAGGGCACTTCCCACTACTCCACGCTTAATATAGCATTCTGCCTCCTTCCACACAGCCCCTGAAGCGTGCCCTCGGGAGGATGGGAGCCCCTAACCTGGTCCCTGACAATCTGGACAACTCCCTCAGCTTCCAAGTGACAAACCACCTCAAAAAGCTCAAGAATCAGGCCAAGCTGGAGTATGAAAGAATCTGCCTGGAGGTGAGTGTCTCCCATCCCATTTGTTATGTTAGAGAGgctctggccaagggaaacaaaaaggcagagagagagaaataaagaaggcttACTTTAGGTGCTAGTCCCCAAAGAGTATACTCAAAAGAATTGTACAAATTAgagaattgtcttgaaacctttaTCCTGAAACTGTTCATGTTATAGATAGGGAAAATACTGAAGCAGgttgggagttccagagcttaccagaaaaAGGCATAaaggattgagaatactggtgaaaATAATGCTCTTATTATGGGACAAAGACTACAAAGGGAGCAGGTAATAGAGACAGATATCTTACCTCTTCCCAGGCTAGTCTTTGTCATCTGTCTGTGGAGTGAGATAAGCAGATATCTTACCTCTTCCCAGGCTAGTCTTTGTCATCTGTCTGTGGAATGAGATAAGCAGGGTTCCTCAGGTGGTCACATTGCTTAAGATCAGGGTAAGTCTGTGTAGCTCACCAGTACTTACCAGTGTGTCTGTCCCTGGCAGGTGGAGAAGAGGCTGTCCCAGAACAGCTGCGTCACCCATGAAGGGATCCGAGTGCAACCCCGGCGGCCCCTCGGCAGGCACCTTATCTCAGACCATCTCCtgcaaggtacacacacacacacacacacacacacacacacacacacacacacacacacacacacacacacacacacacacacacacacacacacacacacacacacacacacacacacacacacactctctctctctctctctctctctctctctctctctctctctctctctctctctctctctctctctctctctctctctctctctctctctctctctctctctctctctctgtgtgaatAAGTACCATTTTTCACCAATCCACTTTTTAAAATCATTTAATACATTtcatattgcaaaaaaaaacaaaaaaaaaaacaataataataataataataattagttaaTAGATGtgggagaatttttttttatcttttctattcctcctgTCACCCCTCCAGACCAGCTGGGTCACCTGCGGGACCAGGTAACAGAGTACCCGAGCTTCGTGCTggcggtgagggagggggaggtcaGCCCACAGATGTACAGGAATCCTTTTGACATCCCCCGCTCACAGCTCCTCGATCAGCTCACCCGCATGAGAGCAAACTTCCTGCAGGTTAGCCCTTCACTGGTTATACGTgactctttttccttgttttcttgcaACTTGCCATCCCCTAAATCTCTGGACTGGTACTCTGAAATTTTTAAAACTTCTTTATGAAAACCCTAAGTGCCCTAGAACGTGTGCTTTTATTCCAGGAAATTGAAAGGTAGGGGGAAGATAAAAGTTAAGGTAGAAGGCCAGGgcagagaggaaagatggaaggtgGGATATGAGAGATGATGAGGAAAAGCAGGGTGTAGTTATTCAATGCAACATAGAAAgtttatgtatctatatatctaaGAATTCTTCAGAGCTTCCTGTTATATACCATACTTGCCTGAttctttgttttgttgagtGTCCTGATGAGGGAGCTTTGTGTTAGGAGTGGTCAATGGGAGAAATACTTGAAGTCTGCCTGTGTTCACTCACTAGTAAAGGAAAGGCAGAAGTGGCTTGACAGAGCAGCACGAATTCTTTAATCCTTATGTGCTTGTGCTCTATTGATTGCCTCCAGTCTGGTTACTTCTTAGTGATTATATATCTGCAGAGATGATGTTGAATTTATTACTGTGTTTTATATCCTGTTTCACATTTCAGTTGTTTGTATGACATGTGTCTTATTTAAGGAAATGTTCTGATACTGTGTTCCTGTCATGGTCTTTGGATATTTGCTGTGTATGCATTTCCCTCCCAGGAAGGTATAATAACACCCCTTATTCCTTCCCCACACAGTCCTCCCTGACACTTCTCCTCACTGACCGAGACCTTGACCAGCTCCACTGTCGTCCCATCAGCCAAATGGGTAACTACCAGGTAAGTGAGTCTGTATTTTGTGTGAAACTTTGGGTATTTAATAGATTAGCTTGAAACTTAAACTCAGAAAATGTAAAGTCATTGGCTTACTGTACTTTGGTGTCTATTATCATAATGTGTAATGGAATGGATGATACACTAGACTAGAGCAATATTTTATTGTCTCTACCTTCCTCTTGTAGGATTACCTGAAAAAGATGACGCCACCTCTGAGGGAGATTGAGTCGACCCCCGTTAGGCAGCACATGTTTGGCAATCCCTTCAAGATAGACAAGGTGAGTATCTTCAGTTCTCTGTGTTTAGGTTCCCAGCACTACCTTTCATGCACTGTGATCACAAAATGGACAGTTCTGTGGGTGTTTGGCCTGATGGTGTGTTGTGGATTGTATATATAAAAGTGTTTTCATTGTGAAGAGTGCAACTGTTTGAAAAGACAAGTTGGAGGGGAAGCATTTCAGTAAATTAGTGGTTTGCCAAGTTTTGTTGTATATAAATTCTAACAAGCATCATCAAGCCTTTATAGTGAGGTAAAGAGCCTTGATGCAAGTTTGTCAGCAATGTCACAGTGAAAGATAGGAAGGCTTGATGTAAGTGTGTCAGGAATATCATAAAGATGACACAATCTTCTCATATTCTTCATTAGAGATTATCTTGTCCCTCTCTTCCAACATTTTTGTCTTTGCATTCATTATTGATCTTGCTCATGCCATGCATTCTGTATCAGTTTCATGCACATTTTTAAAAACATTGCATTCCCTCAAACTtcagtgtttgtctgtctcagTTCATTTCATGTGCAGGACAACCACTTTGCATTTCCTCCCACACAGAAGATGTCGATGATGGTGGACGAGGCAGACGTGGACCTGATGGGGGCTGGTGGCGCCAACAGTGGAGGTGGCCGGGGGTCTAAGCGGCCGGCTGAGGCACAGGTGCCGGTGGGGCGGCCCAACAAGCGGCGGCGCGGCCCACTGCCCCACGACTTCACCCTGCAGCGGGTGAGGAAGAGCCCCAGCTCCACTCCCAGCACTAGCCCAGCCTCCACTCCCAGCTCTagtccctgcccctcccccatCCCATCCCCCTGCCCCATGGACTCTCCCTTGCCCCCAAGGATGGAGGAACGAGTGGAGCCCCGGCCAGAGCTGTCCCCCATTCCCCCGAGACCTGAGAGACCCGACACACCCGTTTTCCAGCCGGGGGCGTGCTATGTCGCGGCGCCTCCCCCTAACGCCAGCTACTCCCCGGGCATCCCAAGTGTGTCCCCGCCCGGCTCTCCGAACCCTGccatccctgcctcccctgcacTCCCAGAGGAGCGGCTGCACCCCCTACCGGGTGATAGTCATCCTATGCTGAATGGAGGTGAGCCTCACCTGGTGTTTTCTCTTGTCATTGTCTCCTGACTTGATTCATGTGATTTACTtacatctattttatttatttggttatcGATTTTCTGTTATTTGAGATTATGTAATATTGTTAttgaatttgttttttgttttgtttgtatatttaatCTGTACATACATATCTTGTGGCATTCCATCCTATATGTGTAATGTTGTAATTTGTCTTATATAATTAACTTTGAATCTTCACTTATTATCAGTTATGGTGGAGTGTTCAGATGGCAGTGTTTACAAAACCATAATTTCTCTCCAATGCTCACCCCCAGATgtcattccaccaccaccctccttgCGGGATGAAGAGGTGAGCcagagcagcaccagcagcctGGAAATTTACGATGCTGAGTATGAGAACCTTCCCCCGCCCCCAAGCCTCACGCCGCCCCCAGAGCCCCCAAGTGAGGAGCTGCCCTTGGAGAAGAATGGTGTTGTGCCCCCCAGTGAACAGAGGAGAGGACCTGCTACCACCAGCAGTACTcttactaccaccacgaccaccaactCCACCACATCTACTACCACTGCAACCACTATAataaccaccattactacaaccaccaccaccaccagtccggCAGCccctactgtcaccaccaccaccaccaccaccgctgcacTGCCGCCGTCTGACACACAGGCTACCAAGACCTACAACAAGGAGCTGAAGATGAAATGCTTCAAGCTGGTGAAGAAGCCTGGCAGAGGTGAGGCCTTGCTCATGCTGGGGATGGCTGGGTGTCTTTGGATGGAGGGctgagagagatgggaggaatgTAGCATGATTATAAGCCCACCCCTACTAATTTTTCAGTTGCACATGAAACATGGCATAGGGAACACCTATTATGAAGGGGCAGGGGGTAAACCAGTGTCTGGTGTTGTTGGGCCTTGCTATGTAAGTACATGGACAAATGTGCTATGCCTAAGTTCCTGGTGTATAGTAGGATGGCCCATGAGACTGTCCCTTTTTCATCAGGGGCCAATGGGTctgagagtgtgaatgatgtgtgtattaGTGAGTGGttctttgtctgggccaccccatgtgggattgctggcttggcatatagatagatagatgaaatgCAAGACCTCTGGACCATAGTCACACCACacgtctttgtgtttcctttcagATTTCCGGACGCTGTTTGACCAGCTGAACACGGTGCAGGGTTCCTACGAGTCCCGGCTCAGGATGGTGAAGGAAGTGGTGCATGAGGCAGGCAGATTCAAGCGGCACTCCCTGGTGAAGCTCCTCACGCAGTTCCTAGACTCCATGATGACCTCAGAGAAGGGAGGcgtggcagcggcggcagcagcagcaactcgGGCCAGTGTGAGAGTCAATGGCCACAGCAGATAAGAGTGGTGTGCTCAAAGCCCATGTTGTGAGTGTATGGGACAGTACAATGAGAGGAGAACAACTGTGCAGTGTTCTATGCGATGCGTTTTTTTCCAGATGACTCACAGACAGTGAGGAACGTGACTCAGCAAGTACATGGCTCTGTTGGTCTCTTTCTGCCAGGGAGAGTAAGTGGCAGGCGCTGCTAGACAGGGAGGAAGTGCATCTCATTTACCGAGAAACTGAATGCAAAAAGTCAGGCGACGTCTTTTTGAAAACGCTTACTACTTCTGGAATGTACGTTACATTTTGTGCACATTCACTGCCATGGCCACATTTGAGTGTGAAGTGATGTTTTAGGAAATTTAATCAAGATTGTAAGATCAGATGTCTGCAGCAGGGTGTTCTTCCTGTTGGTTTCCTGCTTCATGTGTAAATGTGGCACAAAAAAGTTCTGAAATTGTTATGACCAACACATGACATCAGGATAACAGAGGAGTTGAGGATCAGTGTGTCAGGAGTCTGAGTGGCTTGCCTATTGTTGATCTTATTCATTGCTCGAATTAATATTTCGTGATACAGTATTTTTATATGACCAAAATACTGttacttttaattaattttattagtATTCATACTTGTAGGTTTTAATCCCTTCCATCAAGATTTATGAACCAACCCAGTGTTTTGTATGTTCCAGATGTGTAATATTAGACCAGAGATAGAGAGTGGCATTACCACTGGAAGATGATGGATGAGACAACAAAATGCacatgtaattttttcttttttttccttttttcttcagggaaagaaaatttgagaTTTATAAGTTTTGGGATTTTTCTAATTTGTGTGAATGATGAACCAGCAGACAGTAGTAATGTACAAAGGAAAGCAATCAAGGGCAGATATTTAATAAGATGATGAATGTGGCCAGAAAGTAACACCTGTGAACTCTAGTGGAAactgcttggtgtgtgtgtacgtgtacgtAGACTCAGACCAAATGAAAAGTGCTTGTAATAAATTAAAGGACTTGAGTGAATACACCCACTACAGCAATGAGGTGGATGAATGTGAAAGTTATTCCAGAACTGCTTGTGCCGGTGGTGTTGTTTTAATAGGCTTTGTGAGTAGTGCAAGCCTGAGTGAGAGGACAGCAGTGTGTGTGGTGGGCCTGTCAAGGCTTGCAGGTGGGTGCTGACATCTTGTTGTGTGGTGGACGCTGGCTGGCTGTTGACTGGCAGGCAGAGGAATGTAACCGCTATGCCTCAAATAATCAATCTGGAGTATTTTTGCTACATAGGACATGATTTCTGTAGCCCCTTAACTTGTAAATCTCctatttttacatataaagaGGTATTCTGGAAGGAAAGATTGGATATTCACttctgcattatttttttaatagagAACATAACTCTAGTCAGTGGACATTACTGAATTTACCTTGTAGCCTGACGACTGATATCAATTGCCAAATGTTGCATTTTCAACCAAGACCTTCATAAAGCTTCACTCCCGTGTGGACGACGACCATGTACAGTCACATGACAAACGTTTGCTTTGTGATCGTTTTGTAAATATtgtgtatatttatattttatatatgcAAATACAGTTGAACCTCAAGGTGTCACCTCATTGCTCCTTCATCCTGGTGCTGGTCTGTTCCTTCCTTGGGACAGTCCTCTTGAGCCGACGAGCCAATACCTCAAAGGAAGCCCAGGCCATTTTAAATTTTTAACCCatattttgtcttcattttttattactttactaTTTACATTAtgaaatatttaagaaaagaCATCCATCTGCTGATTACCCAAGATCTTTGTGTTGGCAAAAGACATACATCCCTGATTACATGAACACATCACTACACAGTGCATGACTACTTGTTCAAATGGTGCTGAACATAAATGTGAAGAATTCTTTGTTAGTCATAAACATGGTTTAAAGAAGTTAGCAAAATCAAACTTACAGAATCAAGCATTGAGCTGCTTTAGCACTAGTGTGAGAGTAATCAAGTCAGTCATACTTTGTGAGCATGATATATACTTTCCTTGCTGCACTTTTCCTTTCAATAAGAATCATACACTGCCTTGAGCTATTGGAGTCCTTATATCCAAAATTCTTGAATTCTCAACACTTGTGTGGAAGGAAACATTTACATTTCATGGTACAATTCTATTCTGGattataaatatattaatacCCAGTGATCCATTGTGTGTGAACAAGCTTTGAGTTGTTGAGGACACACCAGAAtgcctcccctgagaagtttgAGATTAATGGTACATTTGTTTTTGGTGTAAACATTTTGTTAGAAGTGAACACCTGCTGGCAATAGTCACACACAAGATGATGCACTTCATTTACAGGGTTCATGCAGCAGGAAAATATTGGCACTGTATAGGTAAAGGttaaaaacaccttgaaaagtAACAGCATATTTGTGGACATTAATTACAACAAAGCAactttatatataattatagcACTGGCAAGGTGCAAAATTAGGTGTGGAAGACTACAAGCACAAAGAGTACCCATGAAGGCacatttatacatacacattcctgacaaatatgtaaaaaaaaaaagaaaaactcagtAAAGTGCTTGAGCAACACTGTTGTTAATGGAAGAACTAAATGTTGCCTCAAAAGGAAGCACTTGCCATCACAGCAAGAAGCACTCAAAGCTGCCTTCAACTTTACTTTTGCCAAGAAAATAAACCACCTAATTCATATCTCAGTGATTACAGAATCCATAAGTAGCACTGGATCCTCTTTTCAAATTGGATCTTCCCTCCAGTCATGCAGGATGAGGAATCAACCAGTTTTGTCATTAGTAAACAGGCAAAGTGTGTGCACAGTGTAAGTGCAGCTGTGGGACAAGTCTGCTGGAAAGTTAAGATTAGCAGCAAATTTTTGAAAGAACAGAATCTGACAAAAGTAAAGTGGATGAGTAAATACTGATATTATCTACAACAGTACTACGCACAAAGAAGCTTGGATCAGTCCTCAGCATCCCAGTTCCTTCCCAGGCATCTTGTGTCTTATGCTGCCGGCATCTTCTTCGTGGCCTTCCAATCCATCAGTGAATACAGTAAATTATTGTCACAACCACATTCTTATACGAACTATATATCAACATAAATGTACAACACTGTACAACAATGTATTCACCTACACACCCAAGCATCACTAGTTATCTTCTACTATGTCTCTGAAACATCTTTATGGATAAACATCTCTGCTAGTGCAGCCTTTGCCGGCTCCAATCAGTTCTACGATCCCTTAAGCTACTCACATGGCATCACAGTAAGTGCTGTGAGGAAGTGCCAAAGTAACAAGTGCAAGCAATTCATCAAAAGCCACAAAATTTTTGTATGTTTGGctataagaaaatatttttaataTGAGTATAATATATGCATTAACTGCACTCTGATGCTTATAGAATACTTAGACCGTACTCTGAATACTTATAGTATATTAACATGTTACTTTTAAGATGTGTTGTAGCAGTTTGACCTTGCCTGCAGGAACAGGACTGGCAGCAGCAGTGTGTCCCTGCAGCACACCACAACAGTGTGTAGTGTGGCAGCACCTCAGGGCCACCTGCTGCACCATCACAAGGCAAACTGTGCTATAGACAGCCAGCGACAGTCAGTCTTGGCTGTGGGTGAAGTATATGATCAGGTTTCATAGTTCCAATGAGTGGTAATACAATGCCTGCATCACGTGTTGGATGAACCAACCTTCATGTATTCCTGGTGTGCAGACACACGGTACCTTTAACACACAGACCCAAGTGGGCCGCACTGAGTACAGATGAGGCACTTGTCACAGCACTGATCTAAATGCTTGGTAACACAAGCTACAGCACACCTATGCAACACAAGCCTACGGGTGTATATATGTGATGGGGAGACTAGGAAACACTGGGTGTGGATGATCACTTTGATATGGCAGGTAAATCAATACTGAGCACTTGTTGAAACATTCACACAGAGCTCAGCATTATTCTGAGTAATGGATCTCTGATGTGTAAATCATTTCACTGGTAAGGAACAATTTTATGCACACAAAAGCATGTGGATACAGACTGTTAACATAAACTACGATTTAACTATTGCACGAGAtggacaataacaacaaaggaaagaggaagagaaaccagAAGGACTTAAACACATATCTAGAAAACTTTTCATGGTAAACGTAACAACTACAGAAATGTGAAGACCTAAACAGGACAATTATCCAAttatcttcctccacctcatgaCCACTAACATACATAAACTATAAAAAACCCAACagtgaaaaattaattaatttgtaccggaacattgaggaggaggcaatCAAAACATAAGAAGCAGTGACTCAGAGCATGATTTGGATGACTGGCTCGGTGGAGGGCTTCTGTGGACTACTGGAGAGACACGTGTATTGCCTTGTGGTCCTAAGAGAGGGCTCAGAGTGATCAGAAAGGGTCTGGGAGTGGTGTGTTAGGTGTTTGGACTTCCCCTGTGGAACATACTAATGATTTTTCATCCTGCTCTCAGTAAATGTCAGGGAaaatgttactattattactgtttttataATGCCTTTCCTGATTAATGAAGGATTTTAgatgtaagagaaagagagagagagaaatatgtatatATCAGGCTGACATATATACAGCCATAGATTTACAAGCATTCCTACACACCTTATATTCAAAATTTCTAATGAAAGACCAATTTTCACCACAGGGAATGGAGGATAATCTTAATTTAACTTTGCCAATCCCAATATCACACTATGTTAACAGCCAGATTAGAGAGCTTAGTGGTAATGCCTCAGTCTACACCTTACCAGCCCCTCCCAggcacacccaccaccactcagGAACCTTCACTAGGGGGGACAGCCTATTTGTACTACAGTTGGGATGCAGCATGAGGGATGGTGAGGAAAGAGCTACAGGGAACAGCACACaggagagagcacacacacagcacttctAGACTGACACTCAAGGaacacacaaggaggaggaagagggtgctTTGACTTAGCTTGGCATCCGAGTAcctcaaataaaaatatatctggTGTAGGttttaggttctctctctctctctctctctctctctctctctctctctctcaatacactCACACATATACTTCAGCCTTGATAAGCTATTAATTGCAAATTTTCTAGAGTGAGCATCACCACCCAGGCTGCTATGGAATCACTGCAGTATGTGGAGTGGGAGACGCTGCCACTGCGACTCAAGCTTGACAGGAATGTTTGGTATACACCTctgcctcccccacccctcacCCCAGGCCAGGCTCCCCACAGGACACTTGGCAGTCTTGCTGCACTCCACAGCTGCTAATGTTCATAGTGTCATTGGCTCTAACACATCTTACTCTTGTGCCAAGCAGTTAAGTTAGTGTGATGATATTGTTACTGAAGAGTATTGAAGCAAAATGTTGAATTCCAATGTGGTTATTGATCCTAAGTAAAAAGTTGGACTGTTCTACTTAATACTGTATGAAGCATATTATCACTTGCTCATAAAACCTACAGTCTAAATACTTTCATGTAATTATGTAGAATAAAAAAGGCAAGaatctgttaaaaaaaaagggaacctACTTATGAGTTAAATACTTTTTATATGCTATTCaagtgtaaaaataaaatagaaaaatactaaataaaa
This genomic interval from Scylla paramamosain isolate STU-SP2022 chromosome 7, ASM3559412v1, whole genome shotgun sequence contains the following:
- the LOC135102417 gene encoding integrator complex subunit 6-like isoform X1 encodes the protein MTIIVFLLDTSASMNQRTFIGARPTMLDIAKGAVETFVKLRQRSPESRGDRYMLFTFEEAPMHIKAGWKENLATFMNELKNIKATGLSTLGPAIKNVFDVLNINRMQSGIDTYGTGRSPFFLEPSVIIIITDGGKLSSQQGVLDDIFPLPKVNLIPGAELTKEIYRWDQRVFGLVLRLTGTPAPDPMGLVPSDNSPLDKLCEQTGGRSYAVRSHRMFQQCIDSLVQKVQSGVVINFEKIGPDPPPINSDETWTWNGAQRGRMQAVEMSSVRGACGTTSWNKDTNESVNERCGKETPDVIEVDKENQQNNIEANGGGGLGAGGLGGGMLGHMLQNGGRPHTPNSMPVPPPNPPSNAWHNCRKMIYVPRPAQRGSPSGFWPIPESFWPDTSTLSLPARSAHPNVKFTCTSQEPMVIDNLPFDKYELEPSPLTQYILSRKQPTVCWQVYIPNSSKNSDVGHPFGYLKASTTLQTVNLFVMPYNYPVLLPLLDDLFKTHRLKPTKEWRIQFDNYLRTMPPYYANPLKRALGRMGAPNLVPDNLDNSLSFQVTNHLKKLKNQAKLEYERICLEVEKRLSQNSCVTHEGIRVQPRRPLGRHLISDHLLQDQLGHLRDQVTEYPSFVLAVREGEVSPQMYRNPFDIPRSQLLDQLTRMRANFLQSSLTLLLTDRDLDQLHCRPISQMGNYQDYLKKMTPPLREIESTPVRQHMFGNPFKIDKKMSMMVDEADVDLMGAGGANSGGGRGSKRPAEAQVPVGRPNKRRRGPLPHDFTLQRVRKSPSSTPSTSPASTPSSSPCPSPIPSPCPMDSPLPPRMEERVEPRPELSPIPPRPERPDTPVFQPGACYVAAPPPNASYSPGIPSVSPPGSPNPAIPASPALPEERLHPLPGDSHPMLNGDVIPPPPSLRDEEVSQSSTSSLEIYDAEYENLPPPPSLTPPPEPPSEELPLEKNGVVPPSEQRRGPATTSSTLTTTTTTNSTTSTTTATTIITTITTTTTTTSPAAPTVTTTTTTTAALPPSDTQATKTYNKELKMKCFKLVKKPGRDFRTLFDQLNTVQGSYESRLRMVKEVVHEAGRFKRHSLVKLLTQFLDSMMTSEKGGVAAAAAAATRASVRVNGHSR
- the LOC135102417 gene encoding integrator complex subunit 6-like isoform X2, with the protein product MTIIVFLLDTSASMNQRTFIGARPTMLDIAKGAVETFVKLRQRSPESRGDRYMLFTFEEAPMHIKAGWKENLATFMNELKNIKATGLSTLGPAIKNVFDVLNINRMQSGIDTYGTGRSPFFLEPSVIIIITDGGKLSSQQGVLDDIFPLPKVNLIPGAELTKEIYRWDQRVFGLVLRLTGTPAPDPMGLVPSDNSPLDKLCEQTGGRSYAVRSHRMFQQCIDSLVQKVQSGVVINFEKIGPDPPPINSDETWTWNGAQRGRMQAVEMSSVRGACGTTSWNKDTNESVNERCGKETPDVIEVDKENQQNNIEANGGGGLGAGGLGGGMLGHMLQNGGRPHTPNSMPVPPPNPPSNAWHNCRKMIYVPRPAQRGSPSGFWPIPESFWPDTSTLSLPARSAHPNVKFTCTSQEPMVIDNLPFDKYELEPSPLTQYILSRKQPTVCWQVYIPNSSKNSDVGHPFGYLKASTTLQTVNLFVMPYNYPVLLPLLDDLFKTHRLKPTKEWRIQFDNYLRTMPPYYANPLKRALGRMGAPNLVPDNLDNSLSFQVTNHLKKLKNQAKLEYERICLEVEKRLSQNSCVTHEGIRVQPRRPLGRHLISDHLLQDQLGHLRDQVTEYPSFVLAVREGEVSPQMYRNPFDIPRSQLLDQLTRMRANFLQSSLTLLLTDRDLDQLHCRPISQMGNYQDYLKKMTPPLREIESTPVRQHMFGNPFKIDKMSMMVDEADVDLMGAGGANSGGGRGSKRPAEAQVPVGRPNKRRRGPLPHDFTLQRVRKSPSSTPSTSPASTPSSSPCPSPIPSPCPMDSPLPPRMEERVEPRPELSPIPPRPERPDTPVFQPGACYVAAPPPNASYSPGIPSVSPPGSPNPAIPASPALPEERLHPLPGDSHPMLNGDVIPPPPSLRDEEVSQSSTSSLEIYDAEYENLPPPPSLTPPPEPPSEELPLEKNGVVPPSEQRRGPATTSSTLTTTTTTNSTTSTTTATTIITTITTTTTTTSPAAPTVTTTTTTTAALPPSDTQATKTYNKELKMKCFKLVKKPGRDFRTLFDQLNTVQGSYESRLRMVKEVVHEAGRFKRHSLVKLLTQFLDSMMTSEKGGVAAAAAAATRASVRVNGHSR
- the LOC135102417 gene encoding integrator complex subunit 6-like isoform X3 — its product is MTIIVFLLDTSASMNQRTFIGARPTMLDIAKGAVETFVKLRQRSPESRGDRYMLFTFEEAPMHIKAGWKENLATFMNELKNIKATGLSTLGPAIKNVFDVLNINRMQSGIDTYGTGRSPFFLEPSVIIIITDGGKLSSQQGVLDDIFPLPKVNLIPGAELTKEIYRWDQRVFGLVLRLTGTPAPDPMGLVPSDNSPLDKLCEQTGGRSYAVRSHRMFQQCIDSLVQKVQSGVVINFEKIGPDPPPINSDGKETPDVIEVDKENQQNNIEANGGGGLGAGGLGGGMLGHMLQNGGRPHTPNSMPVPPPNPPSNAWHNCRKMIYVPRPAQRGSPSGFWPIPESFWPDTSTLSLPARSAHPNVKFTCTSQEPMVIDNLPFDKYELEPSPLTQYILSRKQPTVCWQVYIPNSSKNSDVGHPFGYLKASTTLQTVNLFVMPYNYPVLLPLLDDLFKTHRLKPTKEWRIQFDNYLRTMPPYYANPLKRALGRMGAPNLVPDNLDNSLSFQVTNHLKKLKNQAKLEYERICLEVEKRLSQNSCVTHEGIRVQPRRPLGRHLISDHLLQDQLGHLRDQVTEYPSFVLAVREGEVSPQMYRNPFDIPRSQLLDQLTRMRANFLQSSLTLLLTDRDLDQLHCRPISQMGNYQDYLKKMTPPLREIESTPVRQHMFGNPFKIDKKMSMMVDEADVDLMGAGGANSGGGRGSKRPAEAQVPVGRPNKRRRGPLPHDFTLQRVRKSPSSTPSTSPASTPSSSPCPSPIPSPCPMDSPLPPRMEERVEPRPELSPIPPRPERPDTPVFQPGACYVAAPPPNASYSPGIPSVSPPGSPNPAIPASPALPEERLHPLPGDSHPMLNGDVIPPPPSLRDEEVSQSSTSSLEIYDAEYENLPPPPSLTPPPEPPSEELPLEKNGVVPPSEQRRGPATTSSTLTTTTTTNSTTSTTTATTIITTITTTTTTTSPAAPTVTTTTTTTAALPPSDTQATKTYNKELKMKCFKLVKKPGRDFRTLFDQLNTVQGSYESRLRMVKEVVHEAGRFKRHSLVKLLTQFLDSMMTSEKGGVAAAAAAATRASVRVNGHSR